In Mustela nigripes isolate SB6536 chromosome 2, MUSNIG.SB6536, whole genome shotgun sequence, a single window of DNA contains:
- the LRRC3B gene encoding leucine-rich repeat-containing protein 3B yields the protein MNLVDLWLTRSLSMCLLLQSFVLMILCFHSASMCPKGCLCSSSGGLNVTCSNANLKEIPRDLPPETVLLYLDSNQITSIPNEIFKDLHQLRVLNLSKNGIEFIDEHAFKGVAETLQTLDLSDNRIQSVHKNAFNNLKARARIANNPWHCDCTLQQVLRSMASNHETAHNVICKTSVLDEHAGRPFLNAANDADLCNLPKKTTDYAMLVTMFGWFTMVISYVVYYVRQNQEDARRHLEYLKSLPSRQKKADEPDDISTVV from the coding sequence ATGAATCTGGTAGACCTGTGGTTAACCCGTTCCCTCTCCATGTGTCTCCTCCTACAAAGTTTTGTTCTTATGATACTGTGCTTTCATTCTGCCAGTATGTGTCCCAAGGGCTGTCTCTGTTCTTCCTCTGGGGGTTTAAATGTCACCTGTAGCAATGCAAATCTCAAGGAAATACCTAGAGATCTTCCTCCTGAAACAGTCTTATTGTATCTGGACTCCAATCAGATCACCTCTATCCCCAACGAGATTTTTAAGGACCTTCATCAATTGAGAGTTCTCAACTTGTCCAAAAACGGCATTGAGTTTATCGATGAGCATGCCTTCAAAGGAGTGGCTGAAACTTTGCAGACTCTGGACTTGTCTGACAACCGGATTCAAAGCGTGCACAAAAATGCCTTCAATAACCTGAAGGCCAGGGCCAGAATTGCCAACAATCCTTGGCACTGTGACTGTACTCTACAGCAAGTTCTGAGGAGCATGGCATCCAACCACGAGACAGCCCACAACGTGATCTGTAAGACTTCTGTGTTGGACGAGCATGCCGGGAGACCATTCCTCAATGCTGCCAATGACGCTGACCTTTGTAACCTCCCTAAAAAGACTACTGACTATGCCATGCTGGTCACCATGTTTGGCTGGTTCACCATGGTGATCTCCTATGTGGTATACTATGTGAGGCAAAATCAGGAGGATGCCCGGAGACACCTGGAATACTTGAAATCCCTGCCGAGCAGGCAGAAGAAAGCAGATGAGCCTGACGACATTAGCACTGTGGTATAG